A single genomic interval of Stieleria maiorica harbors:
- a CDS encoding amidohydrolase family protein yields the protein MANEINKRVPRVDTHLHCFAGANDPRFRYHDRAPYRPDTPATPQHLMECMDGAGVDFAVVVHPEPYQDDHRYLEHCLEVGGTRLKGTCLFFSDRPGSVAKLPDLVKRAPIVATRVHAYAPDRLPPFGKSELRDLWKTASDLGLAIQLHFEPRYARGFEPLIKEFSQTRVVIDHLGRPFQGVPEEHEVIVRWSRFHNTVIKLSSIPLQTKYPHRDIAPVIKRLVSEFGAERVIYGGGFSADATPESYRAAFDRAESFIAHLPETDRMAILGGNAAKLFGFE from the coding sequence TTGGCAAACGAAATCAACAAACGCGTACCACGAGTCGACACACACCTCCACTGTTTCGCCGGTGCCAACGACCCGCGTTTCCGCTATCACGATCGAGCTCCCTATCGTCCCGACACCCCCGCGACACCCCAACATCTGATGGAATGTATGGACGGCGCCGGCGTGGACTTCGCAGTCGTGGTTCACCCGGAACCCTATCAAGATGACCATCGGTACCTAGAGCATTGCCTTGAGGTCGGCGGCACTCGCCTCAAGGGAACTTGCCTCTTTTTTTCCGACCGGCCCGGCTCTGTCGCCAAGTTGCCGGATTTGGTCAAGCGTGCTCCTATCGTTGCCACGCGTGTTCATGCCTACGCTCCGGATCGATTGCCACCGTTTGGCAAATCGGAACTGCGTGATTTGTGGAAAACCGCGAGCGACCTTGGCCTGGCCATTCAACTTCACTTTGAGCCTCGCTACGCCCGTGGGTTCGAGCCGCTGATCAAGGAGTTTTCCCAGACTCGCGTCGTCATCGATCACCTCGGTCGACCATTTCAGGGCGTTCCGGAGGAGCATGAAGTCATCGTCCGGTGGTCGCGATTCCACAACACGGTGATCAAGCTCTCGTCGATTCCTTTACAAACGAAATACCCGCATCGCGACATCGCGCCGGTCATCAAGAGATTGGTCAGCGAATTTGGCGCTGAGCGAGTGATTTACGGTGGCGGTTTCAGTGCGGACGCCACGCCTGAGTCCTACCGAGCGGCATTCGACCGAGCCGAATCGTTCATCGCCCACCTACCGGAAACGGATCGTATGGCAATTCTCGGCGGGAATGCCGCGAAGTTGTTTGGATTTGAGTGA
- a CDS encoding alpha/beta hydrolase: protein MKSILDNPAISGCYLFPQTRCVEDPFRVKIDQIELACYRRIIDADGFTMIHFHGNGEAVADYVPFMADVFADMGLNSLFVEYRDYGGSTGEAQLVAMLGDGEAAMDAAEVAPEKAIVFGRSIGSLYAIDLAHRQPSIAGLIIESGIADPLERFLTYTDLEAAGLDEADVQADVKRYFNHNKKLAGYTKPLLTLHCENDGLIDISHAERNHQWAGSRQKQLVRFPYGNHNTIFRANEIEYVDVVGRFVRALQR from the coding sequence GTGAAGAGCATTCTCGATAACCCCGCGATCAGCGGATGCTACCTCTTTCCACAGACGCGGTGTGTTGAGGATCCGTTTCGCGTCAAAATCGATCAGATAGAACTGGCCTGCTACAGGAGGATCATTGATGCCGATGGGTTCACGATGATTCACTTCCACGGCAACGGCGAGGCGGTTGCCGACTACGTCCCCTTCATGGCGGACGTGTTTGCAGATATGGGCCTGAATTCTTTGTTCGTTGAATATCGCGATTACGGTGGCTCGACTGGCGAGGCCCAACTCGTTGCGATGCTCGGTGACGGCGAGGCGGCCATGGATGCCGCTGAGGTTGCCCCAGAAAAGGCAATCGTCTTCGGACGGTCCATTGGATCGCTCTACGCCATCGATCTAGCTCATCGCCAGCCAAGCATCGCTGGCCTGATCATCGAGAGCGGCATCGCCGATCCCTTGGAGCGATTCTTGACCTATACCGACCTGGAGGCGGCGGGGTTGGACGAAGCGGATGTCCAGGCGGACGTCAAACGCTACTTCAATCACAACAAGAAGCTTGCCGGATACACGAAACCGCTTTTGACGCTGCACTGCGAAAATGACGGTCTGATTGACATCTCCCACGCCGAGCGCAATCACCAATGGGCCGGTTCCCGACAGAAGCAACTTGTGCGATTTCCGTATGGGAATCACAACACGATTTTTCGGGCGAACGAGATTGAATACGTCGATGTCGTTGGCCGTTTCGTCAGGGCACTGCAACGATGA